A DNA window from Nitratidesulfovibrio sp. SRB-5 contains the following coding sequences:
- a CDS encoding peptidase U32 family protein: MDNRAPEREHHRTRLSDAELAELLPPSVSAGAAASGSAAPDHADNLRTPEILAPAGDMQAALAAFAAGADAVYLGLKHFSARMQAENFSTGELAALTDLAHSEGRRIYVAMNSMLKPGDPGAAGRLVARLARDVRPDALIVQDLGMLDIARQAGFTGELHLSTLANVTHPAALTVARDLGASRVILPRELNIDEIRACGAACPDDLDLEFFVHGALCYCVSGRCYWSSYMGGKSGLRGRCVQPCRRVYRQKGREGRFFSCLDLSLDVLAKTLLSVPHMASWKIEGRKKGPHYVYYAVSAYRLLRDNPDDPKARKQAEDILEMALGRPGTHSRFLPQRGDDPTAPGEQTSSGLLAGKVGQTPEGGIFFKPRFALLPQDLLRIGYEDESWHTTLPVARHIPKAGTFNLRLPRHKTPKLGTPVFLIDRREPELTREVRSWQAKLERHRRGGGEGGAVDFTPTYPAPGKSARPLDVILRGSLPHGREGKAGVRPGTVMGLWLSPKALREVSRTLYPRISWWLPPVIWPDEEAQWLRMARESVRDGARHFVLNAPWQVGLFGDAHARRDLVLTAGPFCNTSNPAALAVLRKLGFAAAIVSPELPGEDILALPRQSCLPLGVVLSGYWPMGVTRHHLEGLKPGEPFNSPKNEVFWARRYGQNTWIYPGWPLDIEDRRGQLEAAGYTLFVRIDEHPPLTVPEPRRTSPFNWDIPLL; this comes from the coding sequence GTGGACAACCGCGCCCCGGAACGCGAACACCACCGCACCCGCCTGAGCGATGCGGAACTGGCGGAACTGCTGCCCCCCAGCGTGTCCGCCGGGGCCGCCGCATCCGGCAGCGCCGCGCCTGACCATGCGGACAACCTGCGCACTCCCGAAATCCTTGCCCCGGCGGGCGACATGCAGGCCGCGCTGGCCGCATTCGCCGCCGGTGCCGACGCGGTGTACCTTGGCCTGAAGCACTTTTCGGCCCGCATGCAGGCGGAAAACTTCTCCACCGGCGAACTGGCCGCGCTGACGGACCTGGCCCATTCCGAGGGCCGCCGCATCTACGTGGCCATGAACTCCATGCTGAAACCCGGCGACCCCGGCGCCGCTGGCCGTCTGGTGGCCCGCCTGGCCCGCGACGTGCGGCCCGACGCGCTCATCGTGCAGGATCTCGGCATGCTGGACATCGCCCGGCAGGCCGGGTTCACGGGTGAACTGCACCTGTCCACGCTGGCCAACGTTACCCACCCCGCCGCGCTCACCGTGGCGCGCGACCTGGGCGCCAGCCGGGTGATCCTGCCGCGCGAGCTGAACATCGACGAAATCCGCGCCTGCGGGGCTGCCTGCCCGGACGATCTGGACCTTGAATTCTTCGTGCACGGGGCGCTGTGCTACTGCGTGTCGGGCCGCTGCTACTGGTCCAGCTACATGGGCGGCAAAAGCGGCCTGCGGGGCCGCTGCGTGCAGCCGTGCCGCCGCGTGTACCGCCAGAAGGGCCGCGAGGGGCGCTTCTTCTCCTGTCTCGACCTTTCGCTGGACGTGCTGGCCAAGACCCTGCTGTCGGTGCCGCACATGGCCTCGTGGAAGATCGAGGGCCGCAAGAAGGGGCCGCACTACGTGTACTACGCGGTGTCGGCCTACCGCCTGCTGCGCGACAATCCGGACGACCCCAAGGCCCGCAAGCAGGCCGAGGACATCCTTGAAATGGCGCTGGGCCGTCCCGGCACCCATTCGCGCTTTCTGCCCCAGCGCGGCGACGACCCCACCGCCCCCGGCGAGCAGACCAGTTCCGGCCTGCTGGCTGGCAAGGTGGGCCAGACCCCGGAAGGGGGCATCTTCTTCAAGCCGCGCTTCGCACTGCTGCCGCAGGACCTGCTGCGCATCGGGTACGAGGACGAATCGTGGCACACCACCCTGCCGGTGGCCCGCCACATCCCCAAGGCAGGCACCTTCAACCTGCGCCTGCCGCGCCACAAGACGCCCAAGCTGGGCACGCCGGTGTTCCTCATCGACCGCCGCGAGCCGGAACTGACGCGAGAGGTGCGCAGCTGGCAGGCCAAGCTGGAACGCCACCGCAGGGGCGGCGGCGAAGGCGGCGCGGTGGACTTCACCCCCACCTATCCCGCCCCCGGCAAGTCCGCCCGCCCGCTGGACGTGATCCTGCGCGGCTCGCTGCCGCATGGCCGCGAGGGCAAGGCCGGGGTACGCCCCGGCACGGTGATGGGCCTGTGGCTGTCGCCCAAGGCCCTGCGCGAGGTGTCGCGCACGCTGTACCCGCGCATCTCGTGGTGGCTGCCGCCGGTGATCTGGCCGGACGAGGAAGCCCAGTGGCTGCGCATGGCCCGCGAATCCGTCCGCGACGGCGCGCGCCACTTCGTGCTCAACGCCCCGTGGCAGGTCGGCCTGTTCGGCGATGCGCACGCCCGGCGCGACCTGGTGCTGACCGCCGGTCCGTTCTGCAACACCTCCAACCCGGCGGCGCTGGCCGTGCTGCGCAAGCTGGGCTTTGCCGCCGCCATCGTCAGCCCCGAACTGCCCGGAGAAGACATCCTGGCCCTGCCGCGCCAAAGCTGCCTGCCGCTGGGCGTGGTGCTGTCCGGCTACTGGCCCATGGGCGTCACCCGCCACCACCTGGAGGGGCTGAAGCCGGGCGAGCCGTTCAACAGCCCCAAGAACGAGGTGTTCTGGGCCCGGCGCTACGGACAGAATACCTGGATATACCCCGGCTGGCCGCTGGACATCGAGGACCGCCGGGGCCAGCTGGAAGCCGCCGGGTACACCCTGTTCGTGCGCATCGACGAGCACCCGCCCCTGACCGTGCCCGAGCCGCGCAGGACCAGTCCGTTCAACTGGGACATTCCGCTGCTGTAA
- a CDS encoding NAD(P)H-dependent oxidoreductase, with product MNVLIINGHEPYPHSPGALNRHLVELARTTLEGLGHAVQVTETSKPYDVAAEVDRHLWADRIIVQSPVNWMGFAWSCKRYMDQVYSAGTDGRLCKGDGRSRSAPERQYGSGGALHGRQYMLSLTFNAPAEAFGDAGQYLFGGKTVDDLFFPAHMNFRFFGMTPLQTFCSHDVVKNPRIEEDCERYRAHLTRLFG from the coding sequence ATGAACGTCCTGATCATCAACGGGCACGAGCCCTATCCCCATTCGCCCGGCGCACTGAACCGACATCTGGTGGAACTGGCCCGCACCACGCTGGAAGGTCTGGGCCACGCCGTGCAGGTGACCGAAACCAGCAAGCCTTACGACGTGGCGGCGGAAGTAGACCGCCACCTGTGGGCGGACAGGATCATCGTGCAGTCGCCGGTGAACTGGATGGGCTTTGCGTGGAGCTGCAAGAGGTACATGGACCAGGTCTATTCCGCCGGTACCGACGGCAGGCTGTGCAAGGGCGACGGCCGCAGCCGCTCCGCGCCGGAGCGGCAGTACGGTTCGGGCGGGGCGCTGCATGGCAGGCAGTACATGCTCTCGCTGACCTTCAACGCGCCCGCCGAGGCCTTTGGCGATGCGGGGCAGTACCTGTTCGGCGGCAAGACCGTGGACGACCTGTTCTTTCCCGCGCACATGAACTTCCGGTTTTTCGGCATGACGCCGCTGCAAACCTTCTGCAGCCATGATGTGGTCAAGAACCCGCGCATCGAGGAAGACTGCGAACGGTACCGGGCGCATTTGACGCGGCTGTTCGGGTAG
- a CDS encoding dihydroorotate dehydrogenase electron transfer subunit: MNTPACTDLTVLDLVPFGQTGGEARFFALRLERPQWADWKPGQFVMLRPAGWALDMLWARPFSICRISARDLVIFFQVVGRGTARLAQLRTGDVVHVWGPLGNAFAMEPDTPTLMLAGGIGIAPFIGYAHTHPKPWNLWMDFGHRMPLGCYPFESINEKIMADSHHEEGPEDLSRFIETMGRRMREFRDQNGLVLACGPTPFLRTVRSFALEYGVRTQLSLETRMACGVGACLGCVCRTTEQWPDPARAGGNVQTCTQGPVFWAEQITFDDETAAPPTAADAPVQACER, translated from the coding sequence ATGAACACACCCGCCTGCACCGACCTGACGGTGCTCGACCTTGTTCCCTTCGGACAGACCGGCGGCGAGGCCCGCTTTTTCGCCCTGCGCCTGGAACGCCCCCAGTGGGCCGACTGGAAGCCCGGCCAGTTCGTCATGCTGCGCCCCGCCGGATGGGCGCTGGACATGCTGTGGGCCCGCCCCTTTTCCATCTGCCGCATCAGCGCGCGCGACCTGGTCATCTTCTTCCAGGTGGTGGGGCGCGGCACCGCGCGCCTTGCCCAGCTGCGCACCGGCGACGTGGTGCACGTGTGGGGCCCGCTGGGCAACGCCTTCGCCATGGAGCCGGATACCCCCACCCTGATGCTGGCCGGGGGCATCGGCATTGCGCCGTTCATCGGCTATGCCCACACCCACCCCAAGCCGTGGAACCTGTGGATGGATTTCGGCCACCGCATGCCGCTGGGGTGCTACCCCTTCGAGAGCATCAACGAAAAGATCATGGCCGACAGCCACCACGAGGAAGGCCCCGAAGACCTTTCGCGGTTCATCGAGACCATGGGCCGCCGGATGCGTGAATTCCGCGACCAGAACGGGCTGGTGCTGGCCTGCGGGCCCACCCCCTTCCTGCGCACGGTGCGCTCGTTCGCTCTGGAATACGGCGTGCGCACGCAGCTTTCGCTGGAAACGCGCATGGCCTGCGGCGTGGGCGCGTGCCTGGGCTGCGTGTGCCGCACCACCGAGCAGTGGCCCGACCCGGCCAGGGCGGGCGGCAACGTGCAGACCTGCACCCAGGGCCCGGTGTTCTGGGCAGAGCAGATCACCTTCGACGACGAAACCGCCGCCCCGCCCACGGCTGCCGATGCGCCGGTGCAGGCTTGCGAACGCTAA
- a CDS encoding dihydroorotate dehydrogenase: protein MIDMHVTLPGGLHPLTLNNPVMTASGTFGYGVEFTPYGDLTKLGGIVVKGLSLAPRRGNPMPRVAETPCGMLNAVGLQNDGVDYFVRTTLPKLPWREVPIVANLYACDPGEFGELAAVLAAEEGVAALEVNISCPNVKEGGVIFGQDPRQAAKVTEAVKMRAGSKPVIVKLSPNVTDIAHMARAVEDAGADVLSCINTLTGMGVDINTRKPLLANVVGGLSGPAIKPVALRCVWQVAKAVSIPVIGIGGITSAEDVLEFLLVGAHAVQVGTANFIRPDFVFRLVDDLAALCERMGIEQWDDFRGTLKV, encoded by the coding sequence ATGATCGACATGCACGTTACCCTTCCCGGCGGTCTGCACCCGCTGACCCTGAACAACCCGGTCATGACCGCCTCGGGCACCTTCGGGTACGGGGTGGAGTTCACCCCCTACGGCGACCTGACCAAGCTTGGCGGCATCGTGGTCAAGGGCCTGTCGCTGGCCCCGCGCCGGGGCAACCCCATGCCCCGCGTGGCCGAAACGCCCTGCGGCATGCTGAACGCCGTGGGTTTGCAGAATGACGGCGTCGACTACTTCGTGCGCACCACCCTGCCCAAGCTCCCATGGCGCGAGGTGCCCATCGTGGCCAACCTGTACGCCTGCGACCCCGGCGAATTCGGCGAACTGGCCGCCGTGCTGGCCGCCGAAGAGGGCGTGGCCGCGCTGGAAGTGAACATCTCGTGCCCCAACGTGAAGGAAGGCGGCGTGATCTTCGGCCAGGACCCGCGCCAGGCCGCCAAGGTGACCGAAGCGGTGAAGATGCGCGCGGGCAGCAAGCCGGTCATCGTCAAGCTGTCGCCCAACGTCACCGACATCGCCCACATGGCCCGCGCCGTGGAAGACGCCGGGGCCGACGTGCTGTCCTGCATCAACACCCTGACCGGCATGGGCGTGGACATCAACACCCGCAAGCCCCTGCTGGCCAACGTGGTGGGCGGGTTGTCCGGTCCGGCCATCAAGCCCGTGGCCCTGCGCTGCGTGTGGCAGGTGGCAAAGGCCGTGTCCATTCCGGTCATCGGCATCGGCGGCATCACCAGCGCAGAGGATGTGCTGGAGTTCCTGCTTGTGGGCGCGCATGCCGTGCAGGTGGGCACCGCCAACTTCATCCGCCCCGACTTCGTGTTCCGGCTGGTGGACGACCTGGCCGCCCTGTGCGAGCGCATGGGCATCGAGCAGTGGGATGATTTCAGGGGCACGCTGAAGGTGTAG
- a CDS encoding DUF1778 domain-containing protein: MASTDIINLRVPPEQKAIIDLAAALAGKNRTAFILEHAVRSAEELLLEKSHFQLSTAQWDAFQAALDAPVRDNPALKRLLATPAPWDDDE; the protein is encoded by the coding sequence ATGGCAAGCACCGACATCATCAACCTGCGCGTTCCCCCGGAGCAGAAGGCCATCATTGATCTGGCCGCTGCGCTGGCGGGCAAGAACCGCACGGCCTTCATCCTTGAGCATGCCGTTCGCTCCGCCGAGGAACTGCTGCTGGAAAAGTCTCACTTCCAGCTTTCCACGGCGCAATGGGACGCCTTTCAGGCCGCGCTGGATGCACCAGTCCGCGACAACCCGGCCCTGAAGCGCCTGCTTGCCACGCCCGCTCCGTGGGATGACGACGAATGA
- the pruA gene encoding L-glutamate gamma-semialdehyde dehydrogenase: MEQHLDARIVERGKEFFKSISGEAPSIFNKGFWTGKVMDWAMQNEGFKVQLFRFVDVLPYLNTSEALTRHIREYFSADGADVPPVLKWGAGAAGFGGAFTGMLMGKFIRSNIEGMARTFIIGENTKEAIKGLAKLRKEGFAFTVDLLGEATVSEEEADAYRDGYLEVLDAISREHAKWAPLTDSTGGTSGPGASLSGGDWGHTPKVNVSIKPSALYSQAKPGDVEGSVQGILSRMVPIYRKIVEMGGFLCIDMEQLKYREMTLELFKRLRTMPEFRDYPHLSIVLQAYLRCTEHDLDELLAWGRAERLPFGIRLVKGAYWDYETVMAKQNGWEIPVWTRKPESDICYEKLARRILENNDLVYFACASHNVRTISTVMETARALNVPAHRYEFQVLYGMAEPVRKGLKNVAGRVRLYCPYGELIPGMAYLVRRLLENTANESFLRQSFVDGAELERLLENPQATLERELAAAPPPRSAPPAQPGPDGLPPFVNESMLDLTLPANRAGFVNAIAEVRGKAGGVIPLFIGGKDVTTDDTIASTNPAKPAEVIARVCQGGKPEVDAAIEAAQKAFPAWRDTSPADRAMFLHRAADIARRRMFELSAWQVLEVGKQWDQAFHDVGEGIDFLDYYAHEMLRLGTPRRMGRAPGELNHLFYQPKGIAAVIAPWNFPFAIAIGMAAAAIVTGNPVIFKPSSIASRIGYNLTEIFREAGLPEGVFNYVPGRSSVMGDYLVEHPQVSMICFTGSMEVGLRIQEKAARVQPGQMQCKRVIAEMGGKNAIIIDDDADLDEAVLQVLNSAFGFQGQKCSACSRVIVLDPIYDRFVERLVKAAQAIKIGPSEDPANYMGPVADASLQKNILEYVKVAEQEGKVLVKRTDIPAEGCYVPLTIVEGIKPHHRIAQEEIFGPVLAVMRAGNFDEALAIANGTRFALTGGVFSRSPENLTKARREFRVGNLYLNRGSTGAMVERQPFGGFKMSGVGSKTGGPDYLLQFMDPRCVTENTMRRGFAPIEEDDDWIG; this comes from the coding sequence CATCAGCGGCGAGGCCCCGTCCATCTTCAACAAGGGCTTCTGGACCGGCAAGGTCATGGACTGGGCCATGCAGAACGAGGGCTTCAAGGTCCAGCTGTTCCGCTTCGTGGACGTCCTGCCCTACCTGAACACCTCCGAGGCGCTCACCCGCCACATCCGCGAATACTTTTCCGCCGACGGGGCGGACGTGCCCCCCGTGCTCAAGTGGGGCGCGGGTGCCGCCGGCTTCGGCGGGGCGTTCACCGGCATGCTCATGGGCAAGTTCATCCGGTCCAACATCGAAGGCATGGCCCGCACCTTCATCATCGGCGAAAACACCAAGGAAGCCATCAAGGGGCTGGCCAAGCTGCGCAAGGAAGGCTTTGCCTTCACCGTGGACCTCTTGGGCGAAGCCACGGTGAGCGAGGAAGAAGCCGACGCCTACCGCGACGGCTACCTGGAAGTGCTGGACGCCATCTCCAGGGAACACGCAAAGTGGGCCCCGCTGACCGATTCCACGGGCGGCACCTCCGGTCCCGGCGCGTCCCTGAGCGGGGGGGACTGGGGCCACACCCCCAAGGTGAACGTGTCCATCAAGCCTTCCGCCCTCTATTCGCAGGCCAAGCCCGGCGACGTGGAAGGGTCCGTGCAGGGCATCCTGTCGCGGATGGTGCCCATCTACCGCAAGATCGTGGAGATGGGCGGCTTTTTGTGCATCGACATGGAACAGCTGAAGTACCGCGAAATGACGCTGGAACTGTTCAAGCGGCTGCGCACCATGCCCGAATTCCGCGACTACCCGCACCTGTCCATCGTGCTTCAGGCCTACCTGCGCTGCACCGAACACGACCTGGACGAGCTGCTGGCCTGGGGCCGCGCCGAAAGGCTGCCCTTCGGCATCCGCCTGGTGAAGGGCGCGTACTGGGACTACGAAACGGTGATGGCCAAGCAGAACGGCTGGGAAATTCCCGTGTGGACCCGCAAGCCGGAATCGGACATCTGCTACGAAAAGCTGGCCCGCCGCATTCTTGAAAACAACGACCTCGTCTACTTCGCCTGCGCCTCGCACAACGTGCGCACCATTTCCACGGTGATGGAAACGGCCCGCGCGCTGAACGTGCCCGCCCACCGCTACGAATTCCAGGTGCTGTACGGCATGGCCGAACCGGTGCGAAAGGGCCTGAAGAACGTGGCCGGGCGCGTGCGCCTGTACTGCCCGTACGGCGAACTGATCCCCGGCATGGCCTACCTTGTCCGCCGCCTGCTGGAAAACACCGCCAACGAATCCTTCCTGCGCCAGAGCTTCGTGGACGGCGCGGAACTGGAACGGCTGCTGGAAAACCCGCAGGCCACGCTGGAGCGCGAACTGGCCGCCGCCCCGCCGCCGCGTTCCGCCCCGCCGGCTCAGCCCGGCCCCGACGGCCTGCCCCCGTTCGTCAACGAAAGCATGCTGGACCTGACCCTGCCCGCCAACCGCGCTGGCTTCGTGAACGCCATCGCGGAAGTGCGCGGCAAGGCGGGCGGGGTGATTCCGCTGTTCATCGGCGGCAAGGACGTGACCACCGACGACACCATCGCCTCCACCAACCCGGCCAAACCGGCGGAAGTCATCGCCCGGGTCTGCCAGGGCGGCAAGCCGGAAGTGGACGCCGCCATCGAGGCCGCCCAAAAGGCCTTCCCGGCCTGGCGCGACACATCCCCGGCGGACCGGGCCATGTTCCTGCACCGCGCGGCGGACATCGCCCGCCGCCGCATGTTCGAGCTGTCCGCCTGGCAGGTGCTGGAAGTGGGCAAGCAGTGGGACCAGGCCTTCCATGACGTGGGCGAGGGCATCGACTTCCTGGACTACTACGCCCACGAAATGCTGCGCCTGGGCACGCCGCGCCGCATGGGCCGCGCCCCCGGCGAACTGAACCACCTGTTCTACCAGCCCAAGGGCATTGCCGCGGTCATCGCGCCGTGGAACTTCCCCTTCGCCATCGCCATCGGCATGGCCGCCGCCGCCATCGTCACCGGCAACCCGGTGATCTTCAAACCGTCGTCCATTGCCTCGCGCATCGGGTACAACCTTACGGAAATCTTCCGCGAGGCGGGCCTGCCCGAGGGCGTGTTCAACTACGTGCCGGGCCGCAGCTCGGTCATGGGCGATTACCTGGTGGAACACCCGCAGGTGAGCATGATCTGCTTCACCGGCTCCATGGAAGTGGGCCTGCGCATTCAGGAAAAGGCGGCCAGGGTGCAGCCCGGCCAGATGCAGTGCAAGCGGGTCATCGCGGAAATGGGCGGCAAGAACGCCATCATCATCGACGACGACGCCGACCTCGACGAGGCCGTGCTGCAGGTGCTGAACTCCGCGTTCGGCTTCCAGGGGCAGAAGTGCTCGGCCTGCTCGCGGGTCATCGTGCTGGACCCCATCTACGACCGCTTCGTGGAGCGGCTCGTCAAGGCGGCGCAGGCCATCAAGATCGGCCCGTCGGAAGACCCGGCCAACTACATGGGGCCGGTGGCCGACGCATCGCTGCAAAAGAACATTCTGGAATACGTGAAGGTGGCCGAGCAGGAAGGCAAGGTGCTGGTGAAGCGCACCGACATTCCCGCAGAGGGCTGCTACGTGCCGCTGACCATCGTGGAAGGCATCAAACCGCATCATCGGATTGCACAGGAAGAAATCTTCGGCCCGGTGCTGGCCGTGATGCGCGCGGGGAACTTTGACGAGGCGCTGGCCATCGCCAACGGCACCCGCTTTGCCCTGACCGGCGGCGTGTTCTCGCGCAGCCCCGAAAACCTGACCAAGGCCCGCCGCGAATTCCGCGTGGGCAACCTGTACCTGAACCGCGGCTCCACCGGAGCCATGGTGGAACGCCAGCCCTTCGGCGGGTTCAAGATGTCGGGCGTCGGCTCCAAGACCGGCGGCCCCGACTACCTGTTGCAGTTCATGGACCCGCGCTGCGTGACCGAAAACACCATGCGCCGGGGCTTTGCCCCCATCGAGGAAGACGACGACTGGATCGGGTAG
- a CDS encoding TRAP transporter large permease: MVGLILFGGMVLLFALNAPVAVALGGAAFAAVLAKGLTMPVGLEPMLAVQRLYAGADSFPLLAVPLFMLAGELMSAGGISRRIVALADALVGHLPGGLAAVSVVSAMFFAGVSGSAAADTAAVGSILIPAMIRRGYPAPLAGAVQAAGGCIGVIIPPSIPMIVFGALTGASIGRLFAGGVLPGLLMGASLVALCVVEARRTGRVPERRFDARALWPAIRSGAWALGAPAIILGTIIGGVATATESAAMAVAYALPVGLYAHRELRWRDLPRLALCAGVTSAVVMLIIAAASLFGWVMALERLPQAIAAWMLSLSGDRIVLLLLVNLLLLVVGTFLETTAAILLFVPVLVPLLPALGIDLVHLGVIVVVNLAIGMLTPPLGVCLVVSCSIARIPLSAISRAIVPMLVVLIVDLLLVTFCPPLVLWLGG, translated from the coding sequence ATGGTGGGCCTGATCCTGTTCGGCGGCATGGTGCTGCTGTTCGCGCTCAACGCGCCCGTGGCCGTGGCCCTGGGCGGTGCCGCCTTTGCCGCAGTGCTGGCCAAGGGGCTGACCATGCCCGTCGGGCTGGAGCCCATGCTGGCCGTGCAGCGGCTGTACGCCGGGGCCGATTCCTTTCCCCTGCTGGCCGTGCCGCTGTTCATGCTGGCGGGCGAACTGATGTCCGCCGGGGGCATTTCGCGCCGCATCGTGGCCCTGGCCGATGCCCTTGTGGGCCACCTGCCGGGCGGGCTGGCGGCGGTTTCGGTGGTGTCGGCCATGTTCTTCGCCGGGGTGTCCGGTTCCGCCGCCGCCGATACGGCTGCGGTGGGGTCCATCCTCATTCCTGCCATGATCCGGCGCGGCTACCCGGCCCCGCTGGCGGGCGCGGTGCAGGCCGCCGGGGGGTGCATCGGGGTGATCATTCCGCCCAGCATCCCCATGATCGTGTTCGGCGCGCTGACCGGGGCCTCCATCGGGCGGCTGTTCGCGGGCGGGGTGCTGCCGGGGCTGCTCATGGGCGCCTCGCTGGTGGCCCTGTGCGTGGTGGAGGCGCGGCGCACGGGCCGGGTGCCGGAACGGCGCTTCGACGCGCGGGCCCTGTGGCCCGCCATCCGCTCCGGGGCGTGGGCGCTGGGCGCGCCCGCCATCATTCTGGGGACCATCATCGGCGGCGTGGCCACCGCCACCGAATCGGCGGCCATGGCCGTGGCCTATGCCCTGCCCGTGGGGCTGTACGCCCACCGCGAACTGCGCTGGCGCGACCTGCCGCGTCTGGCCCTGTGCGCCGGGGTGACCTCCGCCGTGGTCATGCTGATCATCGCCGCCGCCTCGCTGTTCGGATGGGTGATGGCGCTGGAACGGTTGCCGCAGGCCATCGCGGCGTGGATGCTGTCCCTGTCCGGGGACCGCATCGTGCTGTTGCTGCTGGTGAACCTGCTGCTGCTGGTGGTGGGCACCTTTCTGGAAACCACCGCCGCCATCCTGCTGTTCGTGCCGGTGCTGGTGCCGCTGCTGCCCGCGCTGGGCATCGACCTGGTGCACCTGGGGGTCATCGTGGTGGTGAACCTGGCCATCGGCATGCTGACCCCGCCGCTGGGGGTGTGTCTGGTGGTGTCGTGCTCCATCGCGCGCATCCCGCTTTCCGCCATCAGCCGGGCCATCGTGCCCATGCTGGTGGTGCTGATCGTGGACCTGCTGCTGGTGACCTTCTGCCCGCCGCTGGTGCTCTGGCTGGGCGGGTAG
- a CDS encoding GNAT family N-acetyltransferase: MNGRIAAPEALTPRHDLTAFCSGEPALDDWLRTRAARNEGKATRTYVACLHEKGGQVEQGTRVVGFYSLAVGSVAHEIAPGSIRRNMPDPVPVMILARLAVDQGMQGRGIGRALVRDALLRTAQAAGIAGIRAILVHALHERAATFYAGCGFHPSSVSPLTLLLRMEEVQQYLHPQRTG; the protein is encoded by the coding sequence ATGAACGGACGCATTGCCGCCCCGGAAGCTCTGACCCCGCGACATGACCTGACCGCGTTCTGCAGCGGCGAGCCCGCACTGGACGACTGGCTGCGAACGCGCGCGGCCAGAAACGAGGGCAAGGCCACCCGCACCTACGTGGCCTGCCTGCATGAAAAAGGCGGGCAGGTAGAACAGGGCACGCGGGTAGTCGGCTTCTATTCGCTGGCAGTGGGCAGCGTGGCCCACGAAATCGCCCCGGGCAGCATCCGGCGCAACATGCCCGACCCGGTGCCGGTAATGATTCTGGCCCGTCTTGCCGTAGACCAAGGCATGCAAGGGCGGGGAATTGGCAGGGCGCTGGTGCGCGACGCCCTGCTGCGCACCGCCCAGGCGGCAGGCATAGCGGGCATCCGGGCCATTCTGGTGCATGCGTTGCACGAACGCGCGGCGACCTTTTATGCAGGCTGCGGGTTCCACCCCTCTTCCGTAAGCCCGCTGACGCTGCTGCTGCGGATGGAAGAGGTGCAGCAATACCTGCACCCGCAGCGCACAGGATAA
- a CDS encoding LysR family transcriptional regulator translates to MELRQLRYFLAVAEELHFGRAARRMHVSQPPLSQQIQALEEELGVRLFDRTSRTVRATPAGEALRDDVRGLLAGLDAAVERARGTARGERGRLRLGFVVSAAATRFPRAVAAYRARCPGVRLELREMGTLLQLRRIESGELDVGLLRNLDGLPEGFDHAPFLHEPQVVALPAHHPLAARETVPLAALAGVPLILYPRRVFPAAYDAIIAACRGAGFSPEVPQEAVGLNTQRALVAAGVGAAIVPASARSEPREGVVYRDVAAGNDVPGGAPGLPYIRLDLVWRAGRDDALLRGFLDVVGGFGGEDDGDATGGDAVPSTGAGSNRAEGEDAEGEDAAD, encoded by the coding sequence ATGGAGCTGCGCCAGCTGCGCTACTTTCTGGCCGTGGCGGAAGAGCTGCACTTCGGGCGGGCCGCCCGGCGCATGCATGTTTCGCAGCCGCCGCTCAGCCAGCAGATTCAGGCGCTGGAAGAGGAACTGGGGGTGCGCCTGTTCGACCGCACCAGCCGCACGGTGCGGGCCACCCCGGCGGGCGAGGCCCTGCGCGACGACGTGCGCGGCCTGCTGGCCGGGCTGGACGCGGCGGTGGAGCGGGCGCGCGGCACGGCGCGGGGCGAGCGGGGGCGGCTGCGGCTGGGCTTTGTGGTCAGCGCGGCGGCCACGCGCTTTCCCCGGGCGGTGGCCGCCTACCGGGCGCGCTGCCCCGGCGTGCGGCTGGAACTGCGCGAAATGGGCACCCTGCTGCAATTGCGGCGCATCGAATCCGGCGAACTGGACGTGGGCCTCTTGCGCAATCTGGACGGCCTGCCGGAGGGCTTCGACCATGCCCCGTTCCTGCACGAGCCGCAGGTGGTGGCCCTGCCCGCGCACCATCCGCTGGCGGCACGCGAGACCGTACCGCTTGCCGCGCTGGCCGGGGTGCCGCTGATCCTCTATCCGCGCCGCGTGTTTCCGGCGGCGTACGACGCCATCATCGCGGCATGTCGCGGGGCAGGCTTCTCGCCCGAGGTGCCGCAGGAGGCGGTGGGCCTGAACACCCAGCGCGCGTTGGTGGCGGCGGGGGTGGGCGCGGCCATCGTGCCCGCATCCGCCCGCAGCGAGCCGCGCGAGGGCGTGGTGTACCGCGACGTGGCGGCAGGCAACGATGTGCCGGGAGGCGCGCCGGGCCTGCCCTATATCCGGCTGGACCTGGTGTGGCGGGCCGGGCGGGACGACGCCCTGCTGCGCGGCTTTCTGGACGTGGTGGGCGGCTTCGGCGGGGAAGATGACGGGGACGCGACAGGGGGCGACGCCGTCCCGTCCACCGGGGCGGGTTCCAACCGTGCGGAAGGAGAGGATGCGGAAGGAGAGGACGCGGCAGACTAG